Genomic segment of Truepera radiovictrix DSM 17093:
GCGCCTCGGCGGCCTCGTGTCGGGGCGAGGAAGCGCCTACCGCTACCTGCCCGCGTCGGTGCTCGCGTTCCCCGACCCGCAGGCGCTCGCCGCGCGCATCGCCGCTGCGGGGTTTGTCGGGGTGCGCTTTCGCCTACAGACGCTGGGGGTCTCAGCCCTCCACACCGCGTTCAAACCGCCGCTACCGGCGCCTAGCGGCGACGCCGTCCAAGCCCCCCACGCCGCGACCGACCCAAAGGAGACGCCTTGACCCAGCCGCCGCAATTTGAAGTGAACACCGATGTCGAGCTCCTCGGCCCCAACTGGGAGGACCTTACGGCTTTGCACGAGCACCGCTACGGGCTCGCGATCGCCTACGTCAAAGAGGCCATCAAGGGGACGTCGTACTCAAACGCCGTGATGAACCTCGTCGTCGGGCCGTCGGGGTTTTACGCGCAGTCGAAAAACTTCCCCGCCGCCTTCTATGGCGACCTAGGGGAGCTCGAGCTGCGCTGGCTGAGCCTCGAGGAGGCGCAGGCGCTCGCCTTTGAGGCTGTGGCGCTCTACCGCGCGGGTGAAGCGCAGTCCCTGACGGCGCTCTACAGCGAAGCGCCGGCGGACGTTTTCTTCGGCTACCGCGCCTCCGAAGGGGAGCGCTTCGAGCTCGGCCACATCCGGCCGGCGCTGCCTTTGCACCTACGCGTGATGGTCGACGCCCCCGAGGCGAGCGAGCTGCTAGGTGACCGCAAGGGCGCGCTGATCTACCAGCGCACCGAGTCGGGCGCGCACCTGATGTTGCGCGCCCCCGGAAGGCGCCAGCCCTTCGCCCTGCTCGACGGCTTCGAGGAGTAACCCTTGAGCGCCCCCGCCTCTACTCGTCCGCACGACCTGCTCGTCGTCGGTGCGGGCCTCGCGGGGAGCGAACTCGCGCTGACGTGCGCGCGCGCTGGCCTCGACGTGCTGCTCGTGACGACGAGTTTGGACACGGTGTGTAACCTTTTCGGCGACGGCGCGAGCCTCCGGCCGCCGCCGGGGACCGTGTTGGCGGAGCTTGTAGCGGGGCTTTTGGAGGCGCAAGAAGCCCAGCTGCAACCCGACGGCAGCGTCTACGTCGGTGCGTGGGCGCTCCACCGGCGCGCCAAGTGGGCGCTCGAGACGCACCCTAAGCTGCACCTGTTGCAGTCGAGCGTCTCGGCGCTCAAGCTCGAGGCGGGGCGGGTCGTCGGGGTCGCGACGTGGGAGGGGGTCGACCGCTTGGCGCGGTGTGTCGCCCTCTGCGCGGGGAGCTTTTTGGGCGCGCGCCTCAGGGTCGGCGAGCTGACCGAGGCCGCCGGCAGGCTCTCCGAGATGGCCTACGACGAGCTGTTTAGTGACCTCCGCGCGCGCGGCGTGGCCTTCGAGCGCACCGAGCGCGCGGCCCCGGCGAGCAGCGGGGCGCTCCCCTACACGGTGTCGTTTCACCACCTGAGCGCGGCAGCCTGGGACCCGGAGACGTTCGCCGTGCCCGCCCTGCCCGGCCTCTACGCCGCCGGGGTCTGCGCCGTGGGCGAGCTCGGCTACGAGGCGGCGGCCGAACAGGGGCGGGCGCTTGCGGAACGGCTCGTGGTGAGGTTGCACCCAGCGGGGCCGCGCTAGCCAAACGCAAGCGTCGGGCGAGGCGCCTGGGGCTTCGTTGACCTGCAGGGGGCTCGAGCAGCTAAACTAAGTTGATGTGAAAAGTCTGAGTGTGCGGTGTCGCGGCGGGTCTGGTTAGGCGTACCACCGGTGATCGACGTTCGCCCAAGACCGAGCCCTCTCTTGCTCGAGCGTGCGCGGCTGCTGGCCGGGTTGCCCGAGGCGGCAGGTTACGTCGTCGTGCTGAGCGCCCCCTACGGCTACGGCAAGAGCGTCCTGGCTGCGCAGTGGGCGGCGCGCCTCGAGGGGTCGGGGTGGCGCGTGCTGTGGGCGGCTCCCGCTGGGCGCGACCTCGTAAGCGCCCTTGGGCGCACCGTCGGCTTCCCCGATAAGACCCCGTGGACGTTCCTGCTAGAGGAGCTGTGGCGCCTGCCCACGCTCTTGGTGCTCGAGGACCTGACGGGTGAAGAGCACCTCGAGCCCCTGCTGCGCGGCCTCGGCGGCCTTCTGCTCTTGGCGAGCCGCAAACCGCTGGCGTGCGCCGGTCTGCTCGAGCTGCAGGCCAAGGGGGCGGTGCTCCGCTTCGGAGCGGCTGAACTCGCGTTCACCCGTGAGGAGGCGCGCGCCCTCATAGGGGACGCCACCTGGGCGGAGGAGGTGTGGCGGCAGAGCCAGGGGTGGCCGCTCCCGCTGCACCTCGCCGCGCTGACCGGCAAACTGCCGGAACCGCGTGCGCTCCTGGGGGGCGTCCGGGAGAGCGTACACGCGGGCGCGTGGGAGGAGCTTCTGTTCCTCTCGGCGCTCCCTTTGTTGCCGTACGCGGCGAGCGGTGAGGCGACGGCCTATCTTGCGG
This window contains:
- a CDS encoding FAD-dependent oxidoreductase, which codes for MSAPASTRPHDLLVVGAGLAGSELALTCARAGLDVLLVTTSLDTVCNLFGDGASLRPPPGTVLAELVAGLLEAQEAQLQPDGSVYVGAWALHRRAKWALETHPKLHLLQSSVSALKLEAGRVVGVATWEGVDRLARCVALCAGSFLGARLRVGELTEAAGRLSEMAYDELFSDLRARGVAFERTERAAPASSGALPYTVSFHHLSAAAWDPETFAVPALPGLYAAGVCAVGELGYEAAAEQGRALAERLVVRLHPAGPR